Proteins encoded together in one Riemerella anatipestifer window:
- a CDS encoding S8 family peptidase, with protein sequence MKKIIFLTCIGLGGVVLAQENSFSLEKKLEEDKNRLLSQFDFYKNNLLTNKVLAGKSSLEGIKKAERALLDKRKKVDFFFDGKPYFLSTEDLDQIENSNVDFIQNGKMLGLTKSYNGENVKVSVFDGGKVYEKHTDFGGAVSTRVVNKEKVSSSYSAHATAVTSMLGGIGHIIGDGTISGNTKGIMPKATFDAYSFMNSTLEGENADKTVYQKILFSKAYLSNHSYGINPGWSYEEAGDMGKGFYWGGAYDTATKLSYDLNGAYLSNDQKYDDIVYENPSMILVKSAGNSFGDGPSGTSLNSYYEDDNGNYVQFTQADTLPSNNCSEGYDCIGPGSLAKNIIVVGATEKITSNNKRYNQSTDVVKADYSSAGPRDDGAIKPDIAGVGSDIFSASSSSTGSNGWTYGSGTSYSAPQVTGIIGLWIQIYKDLFNGSSLDAASAKTLLVHSADEAGNIGPDAWFGWGFANAQKGAELLVKKSNGEVIFENKKLTSGSKESIALNTDGKQPLKVTISWVDPSYKKLPETYGDAHNNRTSKLVNDLDLRIINEKTGEVYYPWKLNINSPMAAATKGDNTVDNVEQVLIDTPSSGTYRVEVSHKGKILNNSGAETQSQDYSIIVSGYTNLVLSTQTSEVTLQDAVVTSNIIFVNPQLITSPVYMYDMSGRLIQTISSNFSQSVDVSGLTPGVYIINMMTINGKVTKKFIKK encoded by the coding sequence ATGAAGAAAATTATATTTTTAACTTGTATAGGGCTTGGGGGTGTTGTTTTGGCTCAAGAGAATTCTTTTTCTCTTGAAAAAAAATTAGAAGAAGATAAAAATCGTTTGCTCTCTCAGTTTGATTTTTATAAGAATAATTTACTTACTAATAAAGTATTGGCAGGTAAGTCCTCTCTTGAAGGTATAAAAAAAGCAGAAAGGGCTTTGCTAGATAAAAGAAAAAAGGTTGATTTCTTTTTTGATGGAAAGCCTTATTTCTTGAGTACAGAGGATTTAGACCAAATAGAGAACTCTAATGTGGATTTTATCCAAAATGGTAAAATGTTAGGGCTGACAAAAAGTTATAATGGAGAAAATGTAAAGGTATCTGTGTTCGACGGAGGGAAAGTCTATGAGAAACATACTGATTTTGGAGGTGCTGTAAGTACTAGAGTGGTTAATAAAGAGAAAGTTTCTTCTAGTTATAGTGCTCATGCGACTGCTGTTACTAGTATGTTAGGGGGGATAGGGCATATTATAGGAGATGGGACTATCTCGGGTAATACTAAGGGAATTATGCCTAAAGCTACTTTTGATGCTTATAGTTTTATGAATTCTACTTTAGAGGGCGAAAATGCTGATAAAACAGTATATCAAAAAATATTATTCTCTAAAGCGTATCTTTCTAATCATTCGTATGGTATAAATCCAGGTTGGAGTTACGAAGAGGCAGGTGACATGGGAAAAGGCTTTTATTGGGGAGGTGCTTATGATACAGCAACTAAATTGTCTTACGATTTGAATGGAGCCTATCTTAGTAATGACCAAAAATATGATGATATAGTTTATGAAAATCCTTCTATGATTTTAGTTAAATCAGCAGGGAATTCCTTTGGTGATGGTCCTTCAGGTACCAGTCTAAACTCTTATTATGAAGATGATAATGGGAATTATGTTCAGTTTACGCAGGCTGATACTTTACCTAGTAATAACTGTTCTGAGGGATATGACTGTATAGGACCTGGTTCTTTGGCTAAAAATATTATAGTAGTTGGTGCTACGGAAAAAATAACCTCAAATAATAAAAGATATAATCAATCTACCGATGTAGTAAAAGCTGATTATAGTAGTGCAGGTCCTAGAGATGATGGTGCTATAAAACCTGATATTGCAGGTGTGGGAAGTGATATTTTTTCTGCATCATCATCTAGTACAGGTAGTAATGGGTGGACTTATGGAAGTGGAACTTCTTATTCAGCTCCTCAAGTTACAGGTATTATAGGGCTATGGATACAGATTTATAAAGATTTGTTTAATGGTTCTAGTTTAGATGCTGCATCGGCGAAAACACTTTTAGTACATTCTGCAGACGAAGCAGGAAATATAGGTCCAGATGCTTGGTTTGGTTGGGGATTTGCTAATGCCCAAAAAGGAGCAGAACTTTTAGTAAAGAAAAGTAATGGAGAGGTTATTTTTGAAAATAAAAAATTGACAAGCGGAAGTAAGGAGTCAATAGCGTTAAACACTGATGGTAAACAACCGCTTAAGGTAACTATAAGTTGGGTAGACCCTTCTTATAAAAAATTGCCTGAGACCTATGGAGATGCTCATAATAATAGAACTTCTAAGTTAGTAAATGATTTGGATTTAAGAATCATAAATGAAAAAACGGGAGAGGTATATTATCCTTGGAAGCTGAATATCAATAGTCCAATGGCTGCTGCAACTAAGGGAGACAATACGGTAGATAATGTAGAGCAGGTTTTAATAGATACACCATCTTCAGGGACATATAGAGTGGAAGTTTCCCATAAAGGTAAAATACTTAATAATTCAGGAGCTGAAACGCAATCACAAGATTATAGCATTATAGTTTCTGGATATACTAATCTTGTGTTGAGTACTCAGACCAGTGAGGTCACATTACAAGATGCTGTGGTAACTTCTAATATTATTTTTGTTAACCCTCAATTAATTACTTCTCCTGTGTATATGTATGATATGTCAGGAAGATTAATTCAAACTATAAGTAGTAATTTCTCACAATCGGTTGATGTGTCTGGGCTTACGCCAGGTGTATATATAATAAATATGATGACAATCAATGGTAAGGTTACTAAGAAATTTATCAAAAAATAA
- a CDS encoding ribonucleotide-diphosphate reductase subunit beta, translated as MGIFEKRINYKPFEYPEVMQYIEAINKSFWVHSEVDFTADIQDFHSQLEPHEKNAVKNALLAIAQIEVSVKTFWGNLYNHLPKPEFNGLGATFAECEFRHSEAYSRLLEVLGYNNEFLNVIENPAIRKRIDFLTDVLKNSNSSTPKEYVSSLLLFSILIENVSLFSQFAIILSFTRFKGYMKNVSNIIAWTSVDEQIHANAGIYIINKIKEEQPELLQEEDIEAIYNIVKTSVELEAEILDWIFEMGDLDHLSKKQLLSFMKYRIDDSLKRIGMASMFNITEEEYKPMVWFEEEVFANSLDDFFAKRPVDYTKHDKSITANDLF; from the coding sequence ATGGGGATTTTTGAGAAAAGAATAAACTACAAACCTTTTGAGTATCCAGAAGTAATGCAGTATATAGAGGCGATTAATAAGTCTTTTTGGGTACATTCAGAGGTAGATTTTACGGCGGATATACAAGACTTTCATTCGCAGCTAGAGCCTCATGAGAAAAATGCAGTTAAGAATGCTTTGTTAGCAATTGCTCAGATTGAGGTGTCTGTAAAGACCTTTTGGGGTAATCTTTATAATCATCTCCCTAAGCCTGAGTTTAACGGATTAGGAGCAACCTTTGCAGAGTGTGAGTTTAGACATTCAGAGGCTTACTCAAGATTACTTGAAGTTTTAGGATATAACAATGAGTTTCTTAATGTTATCGAAAATCCTGCTATTAGAAAAAGAATAGATTTTCTAACCGATGTACTTAAAAACTCAAACTCTTCAACGCCTAAGGAGTATGTGTCTTCTTTGTTATTATTCAGTATTTTAATAGAAAATGTATCATTGTTTTCTCAGTTTGCCATTATTCTTTCGTTTACGAGGTTTAAGGGCTATATGAAAAATGTATCTAACATTATTGCGTGGACTTCTGTAGATGAGCAAATTCATGCCAATGCAGGGATTTATATCATCAATAAAATAAAGGAAGAACAGCCTGAGCTTCTTCAAGAGGAAGATATAGAGGCGATTTATAATATTGTTAAAACCTCGGTAGAGCTAGAGGCGGAAATATTAGATTGGATTTTTGAGATGGGAGATTTAGACCATTTATCAAAAAAACAACTTCTCAGCTTTATGAAATATCGTATAGACGATAGTTTGAAAAGAATTGGTATGGCTTCTATGTTTAATATTACAGAGGAAGAATACAAGCCGATGGTATGGTTTGAGGAGGAAGTTTTTGCTAACTCATTAGACGATTTCTTTGCCAAAAGACCAGTAGATTATACAAAACACGATAAGAGTATTACCGCTAACGATTTGTTTTAG
- a CDS encoding HD domain-containing protein, which translates to MSTLIDNTKEFVKNKLEGAEAGHDWFHIERVWKLSQKILSTEKAANEEVVNLAALLHDIADPKFHNGDETLALQVSKDFLMKEKVSEETIDKVLFIIKHLSFKNKESQPKELPIEFKIVQDADRLDAIGAIGVARAFNFGGYKNNPMYNPEILPQKTFGKEKYKKSEGTTINHFYEKLLLLKDLMQTTEGKNIAEKRHQFMLIFLETFYREWNLLE; encoded by the coding sequence ATGAGTACACTTATTGATAATACAAAGGAATTTGTAAAAAATAAATTAGAAGGAGCAGAGGCTGGACACGATTGGTTTCATATAGAAAGAGTTTGGAAACTTTCCCAAAAAATTTTAAGTACCGAAAAGGCAGCTAATGAGGAAGTGGTAAATCTTGCGGCTTTATTACACGATATAGCTGACCCTAAATTCCATAATGGAGACGAGACTTTAGCGCTCCAAGTATCAAAAGATTTTTTAATGAAGGAAAAAGTTTCTGAAGAAACCATAGATAAAGTTTTATTTATCATCAAACATCTTTCCTTTAAAAATAAAGAGAGTCAACCGAAAGAATTGCCGATAGAGTTTAAAATTGTACAAGATGCAGATAGACTAGATGCTATCGGAGCGATAGGTGTAGCAAGAGCGTTCAACTTTGGTGGGTATAAAAATAATCCAATGTACAACCCTGAGATATTACCTCAAAAAACCTTTGGTAAGGAGAAATATAAAAAATCAGAAGGAACTACAATTAATCATTTTTATGAAAAATTATTACTCCTAAAAGATTTAATGCAAACTACTGAGGGTAAAAATATTGCGGAAAAAAGGCATCAGTTTATGTTAATTTTTTTAGAAACTTTCTATCGTGAGTGGAATTTATTGGAATAA
- a CDS encoding ComF family protein, protein MFLDFFLPNRCLKCNLIISSDEIVCWACKSHINFTYNDFGGKGDFYQKVVLKFPVNKAFSLMKYEKKELSQDIIHALKYHSMERVGKVLAHWVSENMDLSHQGIDILTNIPLHPKKQRERGYNQLHLFTKTLSQLQRIPYSHYLLKRNFYSKPQALKQKLDREKMQNIFSVDEKIEGKHILLIDDVYTTGNTMSKAVWELLKGNGNQVSVLVLAIDE, encoded by the coding sequence ATGTTTTTAGATTTTTTTCTGCCCAATAGATGCCTAAAGTGTAATCTCATTATTTCCTCTGATGAAATCGTTTGCTGGGCGTGTAAGTCTCATATCAATTTTACCTACAATGATTTTGGAGGAAAAGGGGATTTTTATCAAAAAGTTGTTCTTAAATTTCCAGTAAATAAGGCTTTTAGTTTGATGAAGTACGAGAAAAAAGAACTTTCTCAAGATATTATACACGCCTTAAAGTACCATTCTATGGAGCGTGTGGGTAAGGTGTTAGCTCATTGGGTTTCTGAAAATATGGATTTATCTCATCAAGGGATAGATATATTAACTAATATTCCACTTCATCCTAAAAAACAAAGAGAGAGAGGGTATAATCAGTTGCATTTATTTACAAAAACATTATCTCAGTTGCAGAGGATACCTTATTCTCATTATCTTCTTAAAAGAAATTTCTATTCTAAGCCTCAAGCCTTAAAGCAAAAATTGGATAGAGAAAAGATGCAAAATATATTTTCTGTAGATGAGAAAATAGAAGGTAAACACATCTTACTTATAGACGATGTATATACCACAGGAAATACAATGAGTAAAGCGGTTTGGGAGCTTTTAAAAGGAAATGGGAATCAGGTGAGTGTTTTGGTTTTGGCAATAGATGAATAA
- a CDS encoding ribonucleoside-diphosphate reductase subunit alpha: MEELQDIWWLNEESEQMLNRGYLLKGETVHGAIKRITTAAAKRLYKPELQPAFEEMIVKGWISFSSPVWANMGTQRGLPISCFNVHIPDSIEGITHKMGEVIMQTKIGGGTSGYFGELRHRGTAVTDNGKSSGAVSFMKLFDTAMDVVSQGGVRRGAFAAYLDIDHGDIEEFLTIKDIGSPIQNLFTGVCVPDYWMQDMIDGDIDKRKIWAKVLESRQQKGLPYIFFTDNVNRNKPQVYKDKGLLVNASNLCSEIMLPSTQEESFICCLSSMNLELYDEWKDTNAVKLAIYFLDAVLSEFIEKTEGNYYLQGARNFAMKHRALGLGVLGYHSYLQKNMIPFESFEATQFNARAFKHIKEQAEAASKELANIYGEPELLKGYGMRNTTLMAIAPTTSSSAILGQTSPGIEPFASNYYKAGLAKGNFMRKNKYLKKLLEAKGLENEETWRNIMLNHGSVQHLDGLTEEEKAVFKTFKEISPMEIISQAAQRQQYIDQAQSLNLQIPSTMPVKDVNFLMIEAWKKGVKTLYYQRSSSVSKELMVNFVTCSSCEA, from the coding sequence ATGGAAGAACTACAAGATATATGGTGGCTAAATGAGGAGTCTGAACAAATGCTCAATAGAGGCTATCTTCTGAAGGGAGAGACAGTGCATGGAGCGATTAAAAGGATTACTACGGCTGCTGCAAAGAGGCTTTATAAACCAGAGTTACAACCAGCCTTCGAAGAGATGATTGTGAAAGGTTGGATTAGCTTTTCGTCTCCTGTATGGGCGAATATGGGAACGCAGAGAGGTCTTCCGATTTCTTGTTTCAATGTTCATATTCCAGATAGTATTGAGGGGATTACCCACAAAATGGGAGAAGTTATCATGCAAACCAAAATAGGTGGTGGTACTTCTGGTTATTTTGGGGAGCTTCGTCATAGAGGGACGGCCGTTACAGATAACGGTAAATCGTCTGGGGCAGTTTCTTTTATGAAGTTGTTTGATACAGCTATGGATGTGGTTTCTCAAGGAGGAGTAAGAAGAGGGGCGTTTGCGGCTTATCTAGATATAGACCACGGAGATATAGAGGAGTTTTTGACGATAAAAGACATCGGTAGCCCTATTCAAAACCTATTTACGGGCGTTTGCGTGCCAGATTACTGGATGCAAGATATGATAGATGGGGACATTGATAAGAGGAAGATTTGGGCTAAAGTTTTAGAAAGCAGACAGCAGAAAGGGTTGCCATATATTTTCTTTACCGATAATGTCAACAGAAATAAACCTCAAGTTTATAAAGATAAAGGGTTGTTGGTTAATGCGAGTAACCTTTGTTCAGAAATTATGTTGCCATCTACTCAGGAGGAGTCATTTATATGTTGTCTTTCTTCTATGAATTTGGAACTTTATGATGAGTGGAAGGATACTAATGCGGTTAAATTGGCGATTTATTTCTTAGATGCAGTATTGTCCGAATTTATCGAAAAAACGGAAGGTAACTATTATTTACAAGGAGCTAGAAATTTTGCAATGAAACACAGAGCGTTAGGTCTAGGTGTTTTAGGGTATCATTCGTATTTGCAAAAAAATATGATTCCTTTTGAAAGTTTTGAAGCGACTCAATTCAATGCTAGAGCATTCAAACACATCAAAGAACAAGCGGAAGCAGCTTCTAAAGAGTTAGCTAATATTTATGGCGAACCAGAATTGCTTAAAGGTTACGGTATGAGAAATACCACGCTGATGGCAATCGCACCTACCACTTCTAGTTCGGCTATTTTAGGGCAAACCTCTCCAGGTATAGAGCCTTTTGCATCAAATTATTATAAAGCAGGTTTGGCTAAAGGTAATTTTATGAGAAAAAATAAATACCTTAAAAAACTGCTGGAAGCGAAGGGCCTAGAAAACGAGGAAACATGGAGAAACATTATGCTTAACCATGGTTCTGTGCAGCATTTAGATGGGCTTACGGAAGAGGAAAAGGCTGTTTTCAAGACTTTCAAAGAAATTTCTCCTATGGAAATTATCAGTCAAGCGGCTCAAAGACAGCAGTATATAGACCAAGCACAATCTTTGAATTTGCAAATTCCTTCCACAATGCCAGTAAAAGATGTTAACTTCTTGATGATAGAGGCGTGGAAGAAAGGTGTTAAAACTCTTTACTATCAGAGAAGTTCGTCTGTGTCCAAAGAATTGATGGTAAATTTTGTAACTTGTTCTAGTTGCGAAGCATAG
- a CDS encoding serine hydrolase domain-containing protein: MWRIIFIALILFFESFLAQNLEGQADSIMTKYDIPEMAFAVVTKDTILVQKVRGHHRVTEKKGKPNASFEDLFHLGSNTKAITGFISAYLVEQGKIKWKTKFFDLFPKFKKSSNVKYHSITLEDLLCHRANVQPFTSGEEYSKLPKFKGTKQQKRTKFGEYVLRLSPIENKNTYNYSNAGYSIAAMMLEKVSGKSWEQLIEEVLKTKLEIDFRLGWPSRNAKNQPLGHWLEGGKQVEVLPNVDYDLSLAEPAGDLSMNIYNYSKFIQLNIQGLSGERNILTPETYQYLYTSKKDYSIGWGNYQDKIQEISDHSGSDGTFFSYAQIDRKKHLGYIILVNSGTAEAQKGVFEMLDLLKRKYK, translated from the coding sequence ATGTGGAGAATTATATTTATTGCCCTGATTTTATTTTTTGAAAGTTTTTTAGCTCAAAATTTAGAAGGACAGGCGGATAGTATTATGACAAAATACGATATTCCCGAAATGGCGTTCGCTGTTGTAACGAAAGATACTATATTGGTGCAAAAAGTAAGGGGGCATCACAGAGTTACTGAAAAGAAAGGAAAACCCAATGCTTCCTTTGAAGATTTATTTCATCTAGGTTCTAATACTAAAGCTATTACGGGGTTTATTTCTGCATATTTGGTAGAACAAGGTAAAATAAAATGGAAAACCAAGTTTTTTGATTTATTTCCAAAGTTTAAAAAGAGTTCAAATGTCAAGTATCACAGTATAACTTTAGAAGATTTATTATGCCATAGAGCTAATGTTCAGCCTTTTACTAGTGGAGAGGAGTATAGTAAACTTCCTAAATTTAAAGGAACTAAACAACAGAAAAGAACCAAATTTGGAGAATATGTTTTAAGGCTCTCTCCGATAGAAAACAAAAATACTTACAATTACTCAAACGCAGGGTATAGTATTGCGGCAATGATGCTTGAAAAAGTTTCTGGAAAGTCTTGGGAACAACTGATAGAAGAAGTGTTAAAAACAAAATTAGAGATAGATTTTCGGTTGGGTTGGCCTAGTAGAAATGCTAAAAATCAACCTTTAGGGCATTGGTTAGAAGGAGGAAAACAAGTTGAAGTTTTACCAAATGTCGATTATGATTTGAGTTTAGCAGAACCAGCGGGAGATTTAAGTATGAATATTTACAATTATTCCAAGTTTATACAATTAAATATACAGGGGCTTTCTGGGGAAAGAAATATTTTGACTCCTGAAACTTATCAATACTTATATACTTCCAAAAAAGACTATTCTATAGGCTGGGGTAATTATCAAGATAAAATTCAAGAGATTTCAGACCATTCAGGTTCAGATGGCACATTTTTTTCCTATGCTCAAATTGATAGAAAAAAGCATTTAGGTTATATTATATTGGTAAATAGCGGAACCGCGGAGGCACAAAAAGGTGTTTTTGAAATGTTAGACCTTTTAAAAAGGAAGTATAAATAG
- a CDS encoding DUF72 domain-containing protein, producing the protein MKFGKVLDPSVVDFTLPSSHPDTLRILGGKPVQKLNISVGCAKWNKAELKGFYPKGTKDELSYYSTQFNSIELNATFYSLPSAEQVAVWRDKTPAGFKFFPKITNTISHYRRLINVNDVVTQYATSILNFNEKLGMVFLQLHDNFQPKNFDRLERFVLDWPCEIPLAIELRNEKWFSDETVFQETCNLFESRNITNIIVDTAGRRDMLHQRLTTSTAFIRYVGANTDSDYTRLEDWVQLIKYWKEQGLQNLYFFVHQNLEEASPLLSAHFIQTLNEALGKNLQIPKMASPKTLTLF; encoded by the coding sequence ATGAAATTCGGAAAAGTATTAGACCCATCGGTAGTAGATTTTACATTGCCTAGTTCACATCCAGATACTCTAAGGATATTGGGAGGGAAGCCTGTTCAAAAGCTAAATATTTCAGTAGGTTGTGCCAAGTGGAATAAAGCAGAGTTGAAAGGCTTTTATCCAAAAGGGACTAAAGACGAACTATCTTATTATTCTACTCAATTTAACTCAATTGAACTTAACGCGACCTTTTATAGTTTACCTTCCGCTGAGCAGGTTGCTGTATGGAGAGATAAAACACCCGCAGGGTTCAAGTTTTTTCCAAAAATCACAAATACCATATCTCATTACCGAAGGCTAATCAATGTTAATGATGTGGTAACGCAATATGCTACTTCAATTTTAAACTTTAATGAAAAGCTTGGAATGGTATTTTTGCAACTTCATGATAATTTTCAACCTAAAAACTTTGACCGTTTAGAGAGGTTTGTATTAGATTGGCCTTGTGAAATTCCTTTAGCCATAGAACTAAGAAACGAAAAATGGTTTTCTGATGAAACAGTATTTCAAGAAACTTGTAATCTTTTTGAAAGTAGAAATATTACTAATATTATAGTGGATACGGCGGGAAGGAGAGATATGTTGCATCAAAGACTTACCACGTCCACAGCATTTATTCGTTATGTAGGAGCAAATACAGATAGCGATTATACAAGATTAGAAGATTGGGTACAACTCATTAAATATTGGAAGGAGCAAGGTTTACAAAATCTTTATTTTTTTGTACATCAGAATCTAGAGGAAGCCTCTCCGCTTCTTTCCGCACATTTTATCCAAACACTCAATGAAGCATTAGGTAAAAATTTACAAATACCCAAAATGGCGAGTCCAAAAACACTAACTTTATTTTAA